A single window of Nicotiana sylvestris chromosome 3, ASM39365v2, whole genome shotgun sequence DNA harbors:
- the LOC104242547 gene encoding uncharacterized protein gives MDPNEHVTSYTCAIKGNDLEDDEIESFLLKKFGETLSKGAMIWYHNLPPNSIDSFAILADSFIKTHPGAIKVETKKSDLFKVRQKDDEMLREFVSWFQIERMDLPPVADDWAVQVFTQGLNVRSLMASQQLKRNLIKYPAVTWADVHNRYQSKIRVKDIRPVDRIKRDIDRELRSNRYRYQPYNGDRKSSGFGRSFYAE, from the coding sequence ATGGACCCAAACGAGCATGTCACTTCATACACATGCGCCATCAAAGGAAACGACTtagaggatgatgagatcgagtctttcttgctgaagaaattcggagagaccctgtcaaagggagctatgatatggtatcacaatttACCTCCTAATTCAATTGACTCATTTGCTATACTTGCAGACTCTTTCATAAAAACACATCCTGGGGCTATCAAGGTCGAGACCAAGAAGTCAGACCTCTTCAAAGTAAGACAAAAGGATGATGAGATGCTTAGAGAGTTTGTGTCATGGTTTCAAATAGAACGGATGGACCTGCCACCGGTCGCTGATGATTGGGCAGTTCAAGTTTTTACCCAAGGACTCAATGTTCGAAGTTTGATGGCTTCACAGCAGTTGAAGCGGAATCTGATAAAGTACCCAGCTGTTACTTGGGCCGATGTGCATAAtcgatatcaatcaaaaattagAGTCAAAGATATCAGACCCGTCGACAGAATCAAGAGAGATATCGACCGTGAACTGAGGTCAAACAGATATCGATATCAGCCGTATAATGGAGATCGAAAAAGCAGTGGGTTCGGGCGAAGTTTCTATGCTGAATGA